The Halopelagius inordinatus genomic interval GACTCGAAGGCGAGGGGAAGACGGCGATGCTCGTCGCCGCGGACGGCGAACTCGTCGGCGTCGTCGCCGACGCCGACACCGTCAAAGAGTCCGCCGCGGCGGCCGTCTCCGCTCTCCGCGAACGCGGTATCGACGTCCGGATGATAACCGGCGACAACGAGCGAACCGCCCGCGCCGTCGCCGAATCGGTCGGAATCGACCCCGAGAACGTCCGCGCGGGCGTCCTCCCCGACGACAAGGCGGACGCCGTAGAGGAGATACAGTCCGACGGTAGCCGAGCGATGATGGTCGGCGACGGCGTCAACGACGCCCCCGCCCTCGCCGCGGCGTTCGTCGGCGTCGCCATCGGTTCCGGCACCGACGTGGCCATCGAGGCGGCGGACGTGACGCTGATGCGCGACGACCCCCGCGACGTGGTGAAGGCCATCCGCGTCTCCGAGGGAACGCTCTCGAAGATACAGCAGAACCTGTTTTGGGCGCTCGGCTACAACGCGGCGATGATTCCGCTGGCCTCTCTCGGCTTGCTCCAACCCGTGTTGGCGGCGGCGGCGATGGCGTTCTCGTCCGTATCGGTGCTGACGAACAGCATGCTGTTTCGGCGGTACACGCCCGACCACGACTACAGACTGCTCGGCTTCCTCCGCGGCGAGGACTGACGACCGGGAGTCGAGACGGCCTCAGTCGTCGTCTCTGAGTGCGTCGTGGACCGCGTCTCGTTTCTTTTCGCACCGCGCCGTGAGTCGGCCGACGACGGACAACACCGGATAGGTGACCGCGCGGTCAGAAGAGAGATACTCGACGACGGCGTCGTGGCGGATTCCGGCTTTCAGTCCCGTCGCGGAGACGTGTCGAAGCACCTCCTGTCGCCTCTCGGCGACGCCGTCGAGGCGCGATTCGACGGCCGCGAGTTCCTCGCGCATCTCCAGTAGGTCGTCGGTGTCGGCGAGGATGAGCGTCGCCTCGTCCGTCGCCGGGAGTCGCCCTCTGGCCGCCTTCAGGTCGTCTACGGCCTCGTCGAGCGACGTTCGCTCGCGTTCGAGGACGCGAACCATCACCGTGTTCTCCGCGAGTCGTTGTGCGGTGTGGTCGAGGATGGCCCGCTTCAGTTGCGGCGTGAACTGGTTTCCGCCGCCCTTCGCGGCGAGAGCGACCGCGACTTCCTCGGTCAACTCGGCGGCGATAGTCTGGTGGACGGAGGGGTTTTCGTCGTCGCTCTCTGTGACGTGCGGTTGCACCAACTCGGCGAACGCCCGCCGGACGGTTCGACAGGCGTCGCCCGACGACGACCGAGTGGCCGTCCACCCGGCGGGGCCGCCCCCGTCGGAACAGGCCCCCTCGATGGTCGTCGCCGACGTGGCTTCGACGTGGCTCTTGAACCGCCGGAACGCGTCCCGTTGCTTCGAGACCACGCGGTGTTCGTTGCGGGCGTCGCGTCGCGCGGAGAGTAGGGGGTCGAGTGGGTCGGGCATTGGCGTGAGTCGGGGTGAGGGCTACCGAGAGAGGGGTCAGACGTCTCCGTTCACGATGGAGGCGACGCGTTCGCGGTCGAACAGTTCGCCCTCGACGTCGTACAACTGCTTTGCGGCGCGTTCGGTGAGCACGAGGTTCGTGATGGGACCCTGATAGAGCGGTCCGCCGCGGTAGACGTCGCCGTTCTCGACGGCCGTCAGCGCACTTGCGGTGTCGTGGTCCTGCATGAACGAGACGACTGTGTCTTGGAACTCTTCTGCCGTCTTCGCTTCCTGCCCGCGGAAGAGGACGACGTCGGGGTCTACCTCCAAGAGCGTCTCGTAGTCGATAGAGCCGCGAGACTCGTGGAAGTCTTTCACGTCCGTCTCCGCGAGGGCGTCGCGGACGTTCAGGTCGCGCCACTGCTTGAAACTCGTCCCCTCGCCGACGAGGTACGGCGAGAACGACTCGGGTTCGTCGCCCGCGGCCCACATGACGGCCACCTGCGGACGGTCGGACTCAGAGGAGGGGACGACGTCCGAGAGGTTCGACTGGAACTCCTCGTGGAGGGAGGCGAACGCCTCGTAGCGGTCGGTTCGCTGGAACACCGCCGCGAGTTTCTCGAACGCCTCGTAGAGGGTGTAGTAGTCGTAGTCCTCGTGCCACTCGTACCCCGTCGAGAAGATGCTGCTACCGAAGAACGGCGCGACGTTCTCGGATATTTCGTCGATATCCGCCTGCTTCCAGCCCTTGAACCGGTTCAGCAGGAAGTTCGGGTCGATGACGTGCACGTCGCCGTCGAGTTCGTAGAACACCTCCTTGCTGACACCGTCTTGGTACAGCGACACCATGTCGCTCTTGTCGACGGAGACGTCGGGTATCTCGTCGTAGTACTGCGTGTGGTACCGCGAGGTCATCCAAACACCCTTCGGGGGTTCGACGCCGAGAGCGACCCCCATATCGGCCCAACTGCCGTTGTTTGCGACCCACGTCTCCGGCGGGCGGTCGAACTCGACTTCGCCCACGGGTTCTATCGAGACGGAGTACGACGAAGACGACCCGGTCGCTTCCGTCTCGGCGTCCGTCCCCGCCGCCGTCGTCGTCTCGGCGGCAGTCGCCCCGCCGTCGGTCTGGGTGCCACCGTCTTCGGCTCCGCCGGTACAACCCGCGAGAAGCCCGCTCGCGGCCAGTGCGCCGCCTACCTTGAGCACGTTGCGCCGCGTTCGACGCGGTGCGCCGTCGTCTGTCATTACATTTTAGGCTGGCCTAAAAACACAAGAGTGTTTCGAAGCGTCGAGGAAATCCGCTCAGAGCGACCGTTTCGGGACGATTTCGGGGTCGGGCGTGTACGAGACGGCCGCGTCCACGTTGAACACGTCCGCGAGTAACTCTTCTGTCACCACCTCGGAGGGCGGTCCCCAGTCGTACACCTCGCCGTCGCACATGGCGACGAGGTAGTCCGCAAACCGGGCCGCCTGCGCGATGTCGTGGAGGACGACGGCGACGGTGACGTCGCGTTCCTCGTTCAACTGCCGGACCGTCTCCATCACGCGGAGTTGGTGGTGCAAATCGAGGTACGTCGTCGGTTCGTCCAAAAGCAACACGTCCGTATCCTGGGCCAGAACCATCGCTATCCACGCCAACTGCTTTTGGCCGCCGCTCAGGTTCCCCACCTGACTGTCGCGGAGGTGGTCGACGCCCGCCAAGTCGAGGGCGCGTTCGACGGCGCGTTCGTCCTCCTCGGAGACCTGTTGGAAGAAGTTCCGGTGGGGGTATCGGCCGTGGTAGACCAAGTCCTCCACCGTCAGCGACCCCGGCGACTCGTTCTCCTGTGAGAGCATACCCAGTTCGCGGGCGAACTCCTTGTCCCCGAACTCGTGGAGGCGCTTCCCGTCGAGGGTGACGACGCCGGTGTCGGGGTCGAGGTGGTTCGAGAGCGCTTTCAGGAGCGTGCTCTTTCCGCTCCCGTTCGGCCCGACGAGCGCGGTTATCTCGCCGCGCGGCACGTCGATTCGGTCGCACTCGACGACCGGTCCGTCGCTCGTCGGGTAGGACAGAGCGAGGTCCT includes:
- a CDS encoding DUF7260 family protein, whose amino-acid sequence is MPDPLDPLLSARRDARNEHRVVSKQRDAFRRFKSHVEATSATTIEGACSDGGGPAGWTATRSSSGDACRTVRRAFAELVQPHVTESDDENPSVHQTIAAELTEEVAVALAAKGGGNQFTPQLKRAILDHTAQRLAENTVMVRVLERERTSLDEAVDDLKAARGRLPATDEATLILADTDDLLEMREELAAVESRLDGVAERRQEVLRHVSATGLKAGIRHDAVVEYLSSDRAVTYPVLSVVGRLTARCEKKRDAVHDALRDDD
- a CDS encoding ABC transporter substrate-binding protein — encoded protein: MTDDGAPRRTRRNVLKVGGALAASGLLAGCTGGAEDGGTQTDGGATAAETTTAAGTDAETEATGSSSSYSVSIEPVGEVEFDRPPETWVANNGSWADMGVALGVEPPKGVWMTSRYHTQYYDEIPDVSVDKSDMVSLYQDGVSKEVFYELDGDVHVIDPNFLLNRFKGWKQADIDEISENVAPFFGSSIFSTGYEWHEDYDYYTLYEAFEKLAAVFQRTDRYEAFASLHEEFQSNLSDVVPSSESDRPQVAVMWAAGDEPESFSPYLVGEGTSFKQWRDLNVRDALAETDVKDFHESRGSIDYETLLEVDPDVVLFRGQEAKTAEEFQDTVVSFMQDHDTASALTAVENGDVYRGGPLYQGPITNLVLTERAAKQLYDVEGELFDRERVASIVNGDV
- a CDS encoding ABC transporter ATP-binding protein translates to MQRTTNGDETDSALVGEDLALSYPTSDGPVVECDRIDVPRGEITALVGPNGSGKSTLLKALSNHLDPDTGVVTLDGKRLHEFGDKEFARELGMLSQENESPGSLTVEDLVYHGRYPHRNFFQQVSEEDERAVERALDLAGVDHLRDSQVGNLSGGQKQLAWIAMVLAQDTDVLLLDEPTTYLDLHHQLRVMETVRQLNEERDVTVAVVLHDIAQAARFADYLVAMCDGEVYDWGPPSEVVTEELLADVFNVDAAVSYTPDPEIVPKRSL